TCCTGATACGATAGTAGCTTTCTCCCCCTTTAAGCTGTTTGAGATTATTGATTGCCCCGATATTCGCCGCCTGTTCAACTTCTTCGATAATCTCCTTTATTTGCTGGAGCACTTGTTTCTCTTTGATCTTCTTGAGATCCCGAGCAAAACTCTTTCTGAATTCCAGCGTCACGCCTTCGCCTCGATTATTCTATAGATTTCTTCTTTGCTCGTCGCTTTTGTTGTCTCACCTTCTTTACTAGCATGAATAAGCGCAATATCCTCTAATGCCTCGGTAAAAAGCTCCGAGAACAAAGCTCTTCTCTCCTCCAGCACTTCAATTAAAGCCGTCTTCAATACATCCTTCAGCCGGCTTTCATCAAAAACGATCTGTTCCATTTCAATTTCCCAAAGATGGGTTGGCAACCTAGAGTATGATCAACACCTGAGTTTGACTTAAATACTAGCGAATATTGTTTTCTACATAATTCAGAACGGAATCGAAGTCGTTAACAACTTCAGGAATAAAGCTCTCCATTAATTTAATGGCATCTTGGCTGATTTTGATGGATTGTATTGCTCGCAATCGCTCAATCTTTTGCGCCTTATCTTTTTCACATTGTCCTCTGATTTTTCCTGCATTGTGAACAAGAGCATTTCTGATTTCATTATATATAACTATTCGTCTCCACTCTTCCGTATGATCTGGGAATCTGATCTCTGCAACTTTCTTTAGATACTTTTGGGATCGAAAGATACCTTTGTCTTTCAAGTCAGCTAATGCAAGATTTAGATTGTTTTTACTAGCGATGTAACTACAAGCTTTGTCCAATGAGTATTCAAAAATCGAGTAGCCTTTGATAAAAATTGATTCCCTCAGGATTCCAGGAAACTCGTGTACAATTAACCCCAACTCCGTGGAATACTCATCATAAATCTCGGGGGATTCATTTTTGAATCTGCTACTATCCTTTGACAATACATCGTATCGTTCTTTCAAAAAGCCTTCTACCAATCTATGATACTCTTTTAGATCAAGGAGTTCTAATCTCAAGAACCCAATAAGAACATGCCACATAATTTACACTCCAAACGATTCATCCTGAATGAATAGAAAAAGCAAATTCGTGCTTAAAAAGCATAGCTACTCCAATAAGCTCCCTTTGCTGCATTCTACTTTCTATGACATAAGCTTAACCGACAGATTCACCTACTTCACCCGCACCCGAATCGTCTTCATGCCCGAGATCGCATATGGCTTGTCATCCGCATTCTTTTTGGACGAAGCACTCGAGAACGCCACCCGCTGCGAGGCTTCTTCCAGCACGCGCTGGCGCGCGAAGGAGGTGTTGCCTTTCAGATTTTGCGATTGCAAGATCGCATAAGCCGTGGGCGGCAAGGAAGTCAATTCGTCGCCTTCCACGATCAGGCCACGGTCGGGCATGCTCAATTGCACATATAGCGCGTCGTTGCGCCGGCGCTGGTTGAGCAGCGCCGCCAGTTGCTCGAAACTGCGCGGGGAAAATCGTCCGGGGAAAAATTGCTGCTCCAGCCGCGTCAACTCGCGCGCGCCGGCGGCGGTCACGGTGAGAAAACTGCCGTCAATGCCCGCCGGAATCACCAGCTTTTTCTGCACTACGGTTTCCGGGCCGCGATAAGCTTTGACGCGGCTGAACACGGTTACCGTGTCGCCCGCCTCGGCGACGCTGCGATCGAGCCACACCTGCTCGATGGTGGCATAGCGCCAGCCCGGCAGCGAGGTGAAGCGCAAATCCACGCCGCTGATTTTGACCGGTTTGAGATCGTTCGCC
Above is a genomic segment from Cytophagia bacterium CHB2 containing:
- a CDS encoding type II toxin-antitoxin system RelE/ParE family toxin; protein product: MTLEFRKSFARDLKKIKEKQVLQQIKEIIEEVEQAANIGAINNLKQLKGGESYYRIRIGDYRIGLKLENERVVFVRFLHRKEIYRYFP